The following proteins are co-located in the Desulfovibrio intestinalis genome:
- a CDS encoding M48 family metallopeptidase: protein MLHYCAPRRWTALIVLLAFLLPQICPAPAHAFFFGGVTIKDEKEMGQKFDIMVRSNLPVIEDPEVKQYVDYMLSRLVKAIPPQPFSFKATTILHNSLNAFAVPGGYVYVFTGLIMNLDKEEELAGVLAHELAHVTQRHVASRLQRAQFVTLGSLLLAVAGVAAGGAGGGALAVGAMGAGQSAMLNYSRMDENEADHIGLQYLIAAGYPPGGMVGGFKVLRQKSWMSGISVPTYLSTHPDLGDRVNGLQARIQTMSKSVQDRNQDSKRFTRVKTLLWARYGDEQAALQRFSANDGLSSMGRGIVLARQNRINEASTAFDQALKVAPDDPLVLREAGAFHYRKGDMSRADGLLSKAMRIDPKDYMASFFYARMLDETGRQAQAANHYKDVLRYVPEDAEVHEAYARSLGKAGNTSDAYIHMAYSALYSNNKKLAERYFNEAKSMSSRSTDKRAFQRLEAAYKERKEIWDKN from the coding sequence ATGTTGCATTACTGCGCCCCACGTCGATGGACGGCCCTGATTGTACTGCTGGCCTTTCTGCTGCCGCAGATATGCCCGGCGCCCGCGCATGCCTTCTTTTTCGGCGGCGTGACCATCAAGGACGAAAAGGAGATGGGGCAGAAGTTCGACATTATGGTGCGTTCCAATCTGCCGGTCATTGAAGACCCTGAAGTCAAACAGTATGTGGACTACATGCTGTCCCGGCTGGTAAAGGCCATCCCGCCCCAGCCATTCAGCTTCAAGGCCACCACAATACTGCACAACTCTCTCAACGCCTTTGCTGTGCCCGGTGGATACGTTTATGTATTCACCGGCCTTATCATGAATCTGGATAAAGAAGAGGAACTGGCTGGCGTTTTGGCCCACGAACTGGCCCACGTCACGCAGCGCCACGTTGCTTCGCGCTTGCAGCGGGCCCAGTTTGTGACCCTTGGCTCCCTGCTGCTGGCCGTCGCGGGTGTGGCGGCAGGCGGTGCGGGCGGCGGCGCTTTGGCAGTCGGCGCCATGGGGGCCGGGCAGTCGGCCATGCTCAACTATAGCCGCATGGATGAAAATGAGGCCGACCACATTGGTCTGCAATACCTCATTGCCGCAGGCTACCCCCCGGGAGGCATGGTCGGGGGCTTCAAGGTGCTGCGCCAGAAAAGCTGGATGAGCGGCATCAGCGTACCCACCTATCTTTCCACACACCCAGACCTGGGCGACCGTGTCAACGGGCTCCAGGCGCGTATTCAGACCATGTCCAAGTCTGTTCAGGACCGCAACCAGGACAGCAAGCGCTTCACGCGTGTAAAAACCCTGCTGTGGGCCAGATACGGCGACGAACAGGCAGCCCTGCAACGTTTTTCGGCCAATGACGGACTTTCGAGCATGGGACGGGGCATTGTGCTTGCGCGGCAAAACCGCATCAATGAGGCCAGCACAGCCTTTGATCAGGCTCTCAAGGTCGCGCCCGACGATCCGCTGGTATTGCGGGAGGCAGGAGCCTTCCATTACCGCAAGGGAGATATGAGCCGGGCTGATGGTTTGTTATCCAAGGCCATGCGCATTGATCCTAAGGATTACATGGCCTCTTTCTTTTATGCGCGCATGCTGGACGAAACTGGCAGGCAGGCCCAGGCTGCCAACCACTACAAAGATGTGTTGCGGTATGTGCCAGAGGATGCCGAGGTACACGAAGCTTACGCCCGCTCACTGGGCAAGGCTGGCAATACGTCCGATGCCTACATCCACATGGCTTACAGCGCCCTGTACTCCAACAACAAAAAACTTGCCGAGCGTTACTTCAACGAAGCCAAGAGCATGTCGAGCCGCAGCACGGACAAGCGCGCTTTTCAGCGTCTTGAGGCCGCCTACAAGGAACGCAAGGAAATATGGGACAAGAATTGA
- a CDS encoding RNA polymerase factor sigma-32: MKKNSKIALSTAKAAPKTEKGEKNAPPVGVVEILDGPQKSQPRANSAQSGPSARSGLKGKGKSAADQEEKKQQGKKKKSSSPVERDEDSRNSGPILDVDDLESAPEHDEEELDFESHDDQEDLVDSGLDTDMDEPPLSLGEDRDRDMPAPSSSRLPAVGTRDSLHLYLREMSKFPMLKPDEEHELAVRVRDHNDADAAFRLVSSHLRLVVRIAMDFQRRWMQNVLDLVQEGNVGLMRAVNKFDPDKGIKFSYYASFWIKAYILKFIMDNWRMVKIGTTQVQRKLFYNLNRERQKLIMQGFDPDAAMLSERLGVTEDQINEMDQRLASTDMSLNAQVGEDTGGATRMDFLPALGPGIEDTLATDEIAGLVRSKLKTIMPKLNEKELYILHNRLLTDEPVTLREIGERYNITRERVRQLEARLVEKIGQHLKSGIEDFSDHWIQS, encoded by the coding sequence ATGAAAAAAAATAGCAAGATAGCCCTCAGCACGGCCAAGGCCGCCCCAAAAACGGAAAAAGGCGAAAAAAACGCGCCTCCGGTTGGGGTTGTCGAAATTCTTGATGGGCCGCAGAAATCCCAACCCCGCGCCAATTCGGCCCAAAGCGGCCCCAGCGCCCGCTCTGGCCTGAAAGGCAAAGGCAAGTCTGCTGCCGATCAGGAAGAAAAAAAGCAGCAAGGCAAAAAGAAAAAATCCTCATCGCCTGTTGAGCGGGATGAAGACAGCCGTAACTCCGGCCCTATTCTGGACGTTGACGACCTGGAATCCGCCCCCGAGCACGACGAGGAAGAACTGGATTTCGAGTCTCACGACGATCAGGAAGACCTTGTTGATTCAGGGCTGGACACAGATATGGACGAGCCCCCGCTGTCCCTCGGAGAAGACAGGGACAGAGACATGCCCGCGCCTTCGTCTTCACGCCTGCCCGCAGTGGGCACACGCGACAGCCTGCACCTGTACCTGCGCGAAATGAGCAAGTTTCCCATGCTCAAACCCGACGAAGAGCATGAACTGGCTGTGCGCGTGCGCGACCATAATGACGCAGACGCGGCCTTTCGCCTGGTGTCTTCACATTTACGGCTGGTGGTGCGCATAGCTATGGACTTTCAGCGCCGCTGGATGCAGAACGTGCTCGACCTTGTGCAGGAGGGCAACGTGGGGCTTATGCGCGCGGTCAACAAGTTCGACCCCGACAAGGGCATCAAATTTTCCTACTACGCCTCTTTCTGGATCAAGGCCTATATTCTCAAGTTCATTATGGACAACTGGCGCATGGTTAAAATCGGCACCACTCAGGTGCAGCGCAAATTGTTCTACAACCTGAACCGCGAACGGCAAAAGCTTATCATGCAGGGTTTTGACCCTGACGCAGCCATGCTCTCGGAACGCCTTGGCGTGACTGAAGACCAGATCAATGAGATGGACCAAAGACTGGCTTCTACCGACATGTCGCTCAACGCCCAAGTGGGCGAAGACACGGGCGGAGCCACAAGAATGGACTTTCTGCCCGCCCTTGGCCCGGGCATTGAAGACACGCTTGCCACTGACGAAATCGCAGGACTGGTACGTTCAAAGCTCAAGACGATCATGCCAAAACTCAATGAAAAAGAGCTGTATATCCTGCACAACAGGCTGCTTACAGACGAACCGGTTACCTTGCGCGAGATAGGCGAAAGGTATAATATAACAAGAGAGAGAGTGCGTCAGCTTGAGGCGCGGCTGGTGGAAAAAATCGGCCAGCACCTGAAAAGTGGTATCGAAGACTTCTCCGATCATTGGATTCAATCCTAA
- a CDS encoding ribose-phosphate diphosphokinase, producing MFSDLKIVTGSSNPELAKAICNHLGCQLTPTLSTTFSDGELRIEIGDNVRGDDVFVVQPTCPPTVNRNLVQLCLMLDALKRASAGRITAVIPYYGYARQDRKVSPRAPISAKMVADFISVAGAERVVTIDLHAGQIQGYFDCPVDNLFAVPVMLDALRKLGDEKMVIVSPDAGGVERARAYAKRLNAPLAIVDKRRDKPNQAQAMHVIGDVEDRLAIVVDDMIDTAGTLCAGAEVLMKNGARKIVACATHPVLSGPAIDRINATEALSQVFVTDTIPLGDKLERCPKLEVISVAAILGKTIHNIHTGSSVSVLFV from the coding sequence ATGTTCAGCGATCTGAAGATCGTCACCGGTTCTTCCAATCCGGAATTGGCCAAGGCCATTTGCAACCATCTGGGCTGTCAGCTCACCCCAACGTTGTCCACAACGTTCAGCGACGGGGAGTTGCGAATTGAAATCGGCGATAATGTCCGTGGCGACGACGTTTTTGTGGTACAACCCACATGTCCGCCCACAGTCAATCGCAACCTGGTGCAGCTCTGCCTCATGCTGGACGCCCTCAAGAGGGCCAGCGCCGGGCGCATCACCGCCGTAATACCTTACTACGGCTATGCCCGGCAGGACCGCAAGGTCAGCCCTCGCGCGCCCATAAGCGCCAAGATGGTGGCTGACTTCATCAGCGTGGCCGGGGCGGAACGCGTAGTTACCATAGATTTGCATGCGGGCCAGATTCAGGGCTATTTTGATTGCCCGGTAGACAACCTTTTTGCCGTACCCGTTATGCTGGATGCCCTGCGCAAGCTTGGCGACGAAAAAATGGTCATTGTTTCACCCGATGCTGGCGGTGTGGAGAGAGCCAGGGCTTATGCCAAGCGCCTCAACGCTCCTCTGGCCATCGTGGATAAAAGACGCGACAAACCCAATCAGGCCCAGGCCATGCACGTCATCGGCGACGTGGAAGACCGGCTGGCCATTGTGGTTGACGACATGATCGACACCGCGGGCACCCTGTGCGCCGGAGCCGAAGTTCTGATGAAAAACGGGGCCAGAAAGATTGTGGCCTGTGCCACCCACCCCGTGCTGTCCGGCCCGGCCATTGACCGCATCAATGCCACCGAGGCGCTTTCACAGGTCTTTGTTACCGACACGATCCCGCTGGGCGACAAGCTGGAACGCTGCCCCAAGCTTGAGGTCATTTCTGTGGCCGCCATCTTGGGCAAAACCATTCACAACATCCATACCGGCTCGTCGGTCAGCGTGTT
- the ispE gene encoding 4-(cytidine 5'-diphospho)-2-C-methyl-D-erythritol kinase produces MSVLTAGCKVNLGLRITGVRPDGYHEIDSLFYPLSRPCDHLKLQITDNAGIVVRCDEAGQAVLDEGNNTLTRAYAAFAAAVSCPVPGLNVRLRKGIPSGAGLGGGSSDAAALLRWLNKTVPAPLDAPALAAVALAVGADVPFFLHEGPCRVRGIGEIIEPAELDLSGMRMVLVCPEIHVSTPRAFADYDAYLASRDGKEGQNNLTRGPSKANGTFLSRGRFDAGLDNDLETVVFMRHPELADIKATLLRCGAATACMSGSGSSVLGLFGREAFVETQAATATLQGENRRVYAHVL; encoded by the coding sequence ATGAGCGTTCTCACCGCAGGCTGCAAGGTGAATCTGGGGTTGCGCATCACCGGAGTTCGCCCGGACGGCTACCACGAAATAGATTCTCTCTTTTATCCTTTGTCGCGCCCCTGCGATCATCTCAAGTTGCAGATTACAGACAACGCTGGCATTGTGGTGCGCTGCGACGAGGCAGGCCAAGCGGTACTGGATGAAGGCAACAATACCCTGACCAGGGCCTACGCGGCCTTTGCCGCCGCAGTTAGCTGCCCGGTGCCCGGCCTGAACGTACGCCTGCGCAAGGGCATTCCCTCCGGTGCGGGCCTTGGCGGCGGCAGCAGCGATGCAGCCGCGCTGCTGCGCTGGCTCAACAAAACTGTGCCCGCTCCACTTGACGCCCCGGCTCTTGCCGCTGTCGCCCTTGCTGTTGGAGCAGACGTACCATTTTTTCTTCACGAAGGCCCTTGCCGGGTGCGTGGCATAGGTGAAATTATCGAGCCTGCCGAACTGGATTTATCCGGCATGCGCATGGTGCTGGTGTGCCCGGAAATCCATGTGAGCACGCCTCGAGCCTTTGCCGATTACGATGCCTATCTGGCTTCACGCGACGGCAAAGAAGGTCAAAATAACTTGACAAGAGGCCCAAGCAAGGCTAATGGAACTTTTCTCTCCCGAGGGCGGTTTGACGCTGGCCTGGACAACGACCTCGAAACAGTTGTCTTTATGCGTCACCCCGAGCTTGCCGACATCAAGGCCACCCTGTTGCGCTGCGGCGCGGCAACGGCCTGCATGAGCGGCAGCGGCTCCAGCGTTCTGGGGCTTTTCGGGCGTGAGGCGTTTGTGGAAACACAGGCGGCCACGGCCACACTGCAGGGAGAGAACAGGCGCGTTTACGCGCATGTGCTGTAA
- the hslV gene encoding ATP-dependent protease subunit HslV: METHATTILAVRKNGLVALAGDGQVTMGQTMIMKHAAQKVRRLHDGKILAGFAGATADAFTLFELFEAKLKEVRGHMVRAAVEMTKDWRKDKYLRKLEAMLLLADSEHILVLSGTGDVIEPDDNVAAIGSGGPYALAAARALSRHSDLDAETIARESMRIAAEICVYTNDHVTLETL; the protein is encoded by the coding sequence ATGGAAACGCACGCCACAACTATTCTCGCCGTTCGTAAAAACGGTCTGGTGGCCCTGGCCGGTGACGGGCAGGTGACCATGGGGCAGACAATGATTATGAAGCATGCTGCCCAAAAGGTGCGCCGCCTGCACGACGGCAAGATTCTGGCTGGCTTCGCCGGGGCCACTGCCGACGCATTTACCCTGTTTGAGCTTTTCGAGGCCAAACTCAAGGAAGTGCGCGGCCATATGGTGCGCGCTGCCGTTGAAATGACAAAAGACTGGCGCAAGGACAAATACCTGCGCAAGCTTGAAGCCATGCTGCTTCTGGCCGACAGTGAACATATTCTGGTGCTTTCGGGCACGGGCGACGTCATTGAGCCGGACGACAATGTGGCAGCCATAGGCAGCGGCGGCCCCTACGCTCTTGCAGCGGCCAGGGCACTTTCACGCCACAGCGACCTTGACGCCGAAACCATAGCGCGCGAATCTATGCGGATTGCCGCTGAAATCTGCGTGTACACCAACGACCACGTAACTCTCGAAACCCTGTAA
- the cysS gene encoding cysteine--tRNA ligase: MQLYNTLGRQKETFVPARPGKVNMYVCGITAYDYCHIGHARSALVFDVLVRQLQHLGLDVTFVRNFTDVDDKIINRANKENRDWREVAQTYINAFYEDMDRLGVLRADFEPRATDHIKEIQDLCSKLIAAGKAYATPSGDVYFRVRSYEAYGKLSGRSLDELLSGARVAPGEEKEDPLDFALWKAAKPGEPSWESPWGQGRPGWHIECSAMSESFLPLDIHGGGQDLIFPHHENEIAQTEAVCHCHLARYWVHNGFVQVNAEKMSKSLGNFKTIRDILESYLPETLRFFLLGKHYRSPIDFTADSMDETEKAQHRVYLALREAEKALTREKWKKVPLPQQIADEWAAQPKALDEAMDDDLNTAQALGHIFTQVRIINRLLEDKNLRASEAGRDVLQEFLARAQQWNTRLGLFGQNPETFLAALRTMRASRKNIDMPRVESLLRERQDARASKDFASSDALRQALQDLGVSVRDTPEGQDWDLE, translated from the coding sequence ATGCAGCTTTACAACACCCTGGGCCGCCAGAAAGAAACCTTTGTTCCGGCACGTCCCGGCAAGGTCAACATGTACGTTTGCGGCATCACCGCATACGACTACTGCCATATCGGCCACGCCCGCTCTGCCCTGGTTTTTGACGTGCTTGTGCGCCAGTTGCAGCACTTGGGCCTGGACGTGACCTTCGTGCGCAACTTTACCGACGTGGACGACAAGATCATCAATCGCGCCAACAAGGAAAACCGCGACTGGCGCGAAGTGGCCCAGACGTATATCAACGCCTTTTACGAAGATATGGATCGGCTGGGCGTGCTGCGGGCAGACTTTGAACCGCGCGCCACGGACCATATCAAAGAAATTCAGGATCTTTGCTCCAAGTTGATCGCTGCTGGCAAAGCCTACGCCACGCCCTCGGGCGATGTGTACTTCAGGGTGCGTTCTTACGAGGCCTACGGCAAACTCTCTGGCCGCAGCCTCGACGAGCTGCTTTCCGGGGCGCGCGTGGCCCCCGGTGAAGAAAAGGAAGATCCGCTGGATTTTGCCCTGTGGAAGGCCGCCAAGCCCGGCGAACCCTCATGGGAAAGCCCCTGGGGGCAGGGCAGGCCCGGCTGGCACATCGAATGCTCGGCCATGAGCGAATCCTTTCTGCCTCTGGACATACACGGCGGCGGTCAGGACCTCATATTCCCGCACCACGAAAACGAAATCGCCCAAACCGAGGCTGTATGCCATTGCCATCTGGCCCGCTACTGGGTGCATAACGGCTTTGTGCAGGTCAACGCGGAAAAGATGTCCAAGTCGCTTGGCAACTTCAAAACCATCCGCGACATTCTTGAAAGCTATTTGCCGGAAACCCTGCGGTTCTTTTTGCTGGGCAAGCATTACCGCAGCCCCATTGATTTCACGGCAGACAGCATGGACGAAACGGAAAAAGCCCAGCACCGCGTGTACCTCGCCCTGCGAGAGGCGGAAAAAGCCCTTACCCGCGAAAAATGGAAGAAAGTCCCCCTGCCCCAGCAGATTGCCGATGAATGGGCAGCGCAGCCCAAGGCGCTGGACGAGGCAATGGATGACGACCTTAATACAGCGCAGGCTCTGGGGCACATATTCACCCAGGTGCGCATCATAAACCGCCTGCTGGAAGACAAAAACCTGCGCGCCAGCGAAGCAGGCCGGGATGTTCTGCAAGAATTTCTTGCCCGTGCGCAACAGTGGAATACACGCCTGGGCCTTTTTGGCCAAAACCCTGAAACCTTTCTGGCTGCTTTGCGCACTATGCGCGCCAGCCGTAAAAATATTGATATGCCCCGCGTTGAAAGCCTGCTGCGTGAGCGGCAGGACGCCCGCGCCAGCAAGGATTTTGCAAGCTCCGACGCACTGCGTCAGGCTTTGCAGGACCTGGGCGTGAGCGTACGCGATACCCCTGAAGGGCAGGACTGGGATCTGGAGTAG
- a CDS encoding tetratricopeptide repeat protein yields MKRKHIALFCALTLAAATSFSLLGCGGCAGTKTAAEKGATAEEVNYSALRHVEVRQPEEKLSPEAKSTYAFLLYSQALNDEDEAALLQAAPLMAAAKLPANIWLEGGVWLVSRKSAEAAPYLEQGLAVAPDDMSLNLLYAEALMEQGTPERGVQLMRAFLAKHPGSLDARLELALLLVKSKEYAEAETLLNSVSSKERTPLVDYYHARALIGMDRSAEAIPFLQKAIKEMPDFVEAMAELAFIHEQRSEFKPARTLYEKLLKLNFSPQDVLLRLISLSLRMNQPEKALKYMRQGPDTIPFKLTVAGLFIDSRHYLQGETLLKQIAARDDAPVDVYLLLADLNYEQRRDLPMALSWLDKVPPQSKAAPRAALLRIQLLGEAGKEQEALAVTRQSQKQFEDAPQFWELEIRLLARQQQMPQALEIARKAAKKWPNNADMAFLLGSLLDESGDKKEAFKVMEHILTLHPENYQALNYVGYTLAEENRDLEKALSLLVKADELSPNQSYIVDSLAWVLYKLGRNEEALKEIRRAVKLDEHVDASIWEHYGDIASKMGLKDEARTAYQKALDLKPANADALRKRLSQL; encoded by the coding sequence ATGAAACGTAAGCATATCGCGCTCTTTTGCGCCCTGACACTGGCCGCGGCCACCTCCTTCTCCCTTCTTGGCTGTGGGGGCTGTGCCGGCACCAAGACCGCAGCCGAAAAAGGTGCTACAGCAGAAGAGGTCAACTACTCTGCCCTGCGCCATGTTGAAGTGCGTCAGCCCGAAGAAAAACTTTCGCCAGAAGCCAAAAGCACCTATGCCTTCCTGCTCTATTCGCAGGCGCTTAACGACGAGGACGAAGCCGCTCTTTTGCAGGCCGCGCCTCTCATGGCGGCTGCAAAGCTTCCCGCCAACATATGGCTTGAAGGCGGCGTCTGGCTGGTGAGCAGAAAATCGGCAGAAGCCGCGCCCTATCTGGAGCAAGGCCTGGCCGTCGCGCCGGACGACATGTCTCTCAACCTGCTGTATGCCGAAGCACTTATGGAGCAAGGCACGCCGGAACGCGGCGTGCAGCTCATGCGCGCCTTCCTTGCCAAGCATCCCGGCTCGCTGGATGCCCGTCTGGAACTGGCTTTGCTGCTGGTAAAAAGCAAGGAATACGCCGAGGCTGAAACCCTGCTCAACAGCGTAAGCTCCAAGGAGCGCACGCCTCTGGTGGACTACTACCATGCCCGTGCCCTCATTGGCATGGACCGCAGTGCCGAGGCCATTCCCTTCCTTCAGAAAGCCATCAAGGAAATGCCCGATTTTGTGGAGGCAATGGCCGAACTGGCCTTTATTCACGAGCAGCGCTCGGAATTCAAACCCGCCCGTACCCTGTACGAAAAGCTGCTTAAGCTCAATTTTTCGCCCCAGGACGTACTGCTCCGCCTCATCAGCCTTTCGCTGCGCATGAACCAGCCTGAAAAGGCTTTGAAGTACATGCGCCAGGGGCCGGACACTATTCCCTTCAAGCTTACCGTGGCCGGGCTGTTCATTGATTCGCGCCACTACCTTCAGGGAGAAACCCTGCTCAAGCAGATTGCCGCCAGAGACGACGCCCCGGTTGACGTCTACCTGCTGCTGGCCGACCTGAACTACGAGCAGCGCCGCGATCTGCCGATGGCGCTTTCGTGGCTGGACAAGGTTCCGCCGCAAAGCAAGGCTGCCCCCAGGGCCGCCCTGCTGCGCATACAGCTGCTCGGCGAGGCTGGCAAGGAACAGGAAGCCCTGGCCGTGACCAGACAGTCCCAGAAGCAGTTTGAGGACGCTCCTCAGTTCTGGGAACTGGAAATCCGTCTGCTGGCGCGCCAGCAACAGATGCCACAGGCTCTTGAAATTGCCCGCAAAGCCGCAAAAAAATGGCCCAACAACGCTGACATGGCCTTTCTTCTCGGCTCGCTGCTTGACGAATCGGGCGATAAAAAAGAAGCCTTCAAGGTAATGGAGCACATACTCACCCTGCATCCCGAAAACTATCAGGCGCTGAACTATGTGGGCTATACCCTGGCGGAAGAAAACCGCGATCTGGAAAAAGCCCTGAGCCTGCTTGTCAAGGCAGATGAGCTTTCGCCCAATCAGTCCTATATTGTGGATTCCCTGGCATGGGTACTCTATAAACTGGGCAGAAACGAAGAGGCTCTCAAGGAAATACGCCGTGCCGTCAAACTCGACGAGCATGTAGACGCTTCCATATGGGAGCATTATGGTGACATAGCCTCCAAAATGGGGCTCAAAGACGAGGCCCGCACCGCCTATCAGAAGGCGCTGGACCTCAAACCCGCCAATGCAGACGCATTGCGGAAGAGGCTTTCACAGTTATGA
- the rpiB gene encoding ribose 5-phosphate isomerase B: MQSIHLASDHTGVDLKTTLAEHLGKMGINVINHGTDSRDSCDYPVLAHKLCAAVEASGELGILICGTGIGVSIAANRHSGIRAALCTTELHARMSRLHNNANVLCLGARVTGVELAKAIVDAFLENSFEGGRHQRRLDMINLPA; this comes from the coding sequence ATGCAATCCATCCATCTGGCTTCGGACCACACTGGCGTTGACCTCAAAACCACACTGGCCGAACATTTGGGAAAAATGGGCATCAATGTCATCAACCACGGCACTGATTCCAGAGACAGCTGCGACTACCCCGTGCTGGCGCACAAGCTTTGCGCCGCTGTGGAAGCCTCTGGCGAACTGGGTATTCTCATCTGTGGCACCGGCATCGGCGTTTCCATTGCAGCCAACCGCCATTCCGGCATCCGTGCCGCCCTCTGCACCACAGAACTGCACGCCCGCATGTCGCGCCTGCACAATAACGCCAACGTGCTTTGCCTTGGTGCGCGCGTTACGGGCGTGGAGCTTGCCAAAGCCATTGTGGACGCCTTTCTGGAAAACAGCTTTGAAGGCGGGCGTCATCAGCGTCGCCTGGATATGATCAACCTCCCCGCGTAA